A segment of the Stigmatella aurantiaca genome:
CGCCTCCGTCACCAACCTGCAGAATCGCCTCGCCCAGCATGGCTTCAACCCGGGCGCGGCCGACGGCCAGTTCGGTCCGAAGACCACCGCGGCGGTGAAGGCCTTCCAGAGCGCGAAGGGCCTCGTCGCCGACGGCGTCGTCGGACCGAAGACGTGGGCCAAGCTGAACGCCGCGGCAGCCCCTTCGGCGCCGGGCGGTAGCGGCCCCACGCTCAAGCAGGGCTACAGTGGCGCTCCGGTGACCGCGCTTCAGAACCGGCTCAACCAGCTCGGCTTCAATGCCGGTGCGGCGGATGGCCAGTTCGGTCCGAAGACCACCGCGGCGGTGAAGGCCTTCCAGAGCTCAAAGGGCCTCGTCGCCGACGGCGTCGTCGGGCCGAAGACCTGGAGCCAGCTCGGCATCACGGTGGGCGGTACGCCCACCGTCCCCTCCAACCCTGGTGGCGCGCACGGCAATTCCGCGCTCGCCAACAACGCCCGCAACGTGGCGTTGAGCATGGGTGGCTACTCGAGCCAGGGCCTTTGCGCCACGGGCGTGAGCCGCGCCATTCAGAACACCTACGGCATCAAGGTGTGGGGCAACGGCAACCAGATCGACGACAACCTGCCCAGGAACAAGTTCAAGCAGGTGAACCTGTCGCTCGCCGAAGCGCTGAAGATCCCCGGCCTCGTGCTTACCTGGGAGAAGACCTCCACCCGTCTCGGCAGCATCTACGGCCATACCGCGATCACCTCCGGCGACGGCCGCAGTTCCTACAGCGACTTCGTGGAGAGCAACACCCTGGCCGCGGGCGGCCGCAGCGGCTTCAAGGTCTTCATGCCGATCTAAGGGGTTTGCCTCTGCCTTGGCTCAGCCGGGCGCAGGAGGGACGGCGGTGGCTCCACGGGGAGCACTCCGCTCGCACTGCTGCTCCTGGCCGGCTGGAGACTCGGAAGCGGGTCTGCACCGAGGGCCAGATAGATCTCGAACCACGCCAGATATGAACGCCAGGCAGGAGAACGCTGGCCGATGAGGGAGCGATGCGCCTGGC
Coding sequences within it:
- a CDS encoding peptidoglycan-binding domain-containing protein, translated to MRVSAAARSNLYAASAPSQPTLKLGSSGASVKNLQQALANAGFSPGAADGQFGPKTAAAVKAFQSARGLVADGVVGPKTWAKLTAAPSGGATPTLKQGATGASVTNLQNRLAQHGFNPGAADGQFGPKTTAAVKAFQSAKGLVADGVVGPKTWAKLNAAAAPSAPGGSGPTLKQGYSGAPVTALQNRLNQLGFNAGAADGQFGPKTTAAVKAFQSSKGLVADGVVGPKTWSQLGITVGGTPTVPSNPGGAHGNSALANNARNVALSMGGYSSQGLCATGVSRAIQNTYGIKVWGNGNQIDDNLPRNKFKQVNLSLAEALKIPGLVLTWEKTSTRLGSIYGHTAITSGDGRSSYSDFVESNTLAAGGRSGFKVFMPI